The stretch of DNA ccagaactctataagcggtcattaggcccgacaaaatgttcctaacagtctgcctatgtgatcaactagtcatctcacatgactctatggcacttgaacttgccatcaatcgcatcacactctagtcacttcgagacgtcacctcatataagtaactatgggcaaaaacaatgttaatccatgttcactttaacggggttcaattgtctccacaacccgtttggatataacaatgtaccaagtgagttaattataactcaaacgacaaatgtcgacatcacactcgggtagtcaatatcatattacaaccttgtgatgtttatcataagtgtaaacacttattgattgcaatggaagtttaacatcccatgtgtccatgtgttcaaacttcttacacttgcaatttctttcacattcatgttctcataccatgaattttaccaagtacacatcaaggttctcgaccttggttttggttctttaacttgaaagaactttcttatcgatcatctcataacgaacgaatttgcgatgaataatgcaacttgtaccgatcaagtattccatccacacacaatgcactaggtatatgttttgtagaatcttgtaataattgacaagattattagcttagtacttctcacaagtcctagctttattaggaaagattgttttgaataacctcttatttaaccaagtatctttccaaaacttctcatttctctttctaggcttgaaagatttgggattctcataaatcctcatatgtgctctgATTTTCTAcagtatgtgcaacctcttaacacacaatggaacattccgtcaatcactgaaatcgctcatcggattcttctcgagaattcatgatgtttctattatggctcaccaaccaatcatcatgctcttatgcatatgattcaaaattggacatgtacatgattattctaatggcggaaacattagttactaataatcatgagatcaaccgttctcaggttcaatgaactaccatgactgctaatggtaatcccattttcattcatatgaataacctatgcgtatgttgatgtgatgtgtatctctttaatacaaATCCAACAttccatgatgtaattggattcatcattgtccattttcatccagaattgaaaactcaaaagcttctttatgaaagaaggtattagctcgtcattctttaatgagtaatgagtttttatacattcaaggatgatagctcccactaaatcccatgtcttcacatgagaatttcctaactcccactcaattctacatatttcgaaattgacttctcaatcgaaatttgtcaagaatataaatataaatcgctttgccaagttactaggataaaaccatatatgttcccatcatatcctttcaaaatgcctattttgaagtggtctcatctcaaccatacggaaagagattttaaatctctaacacactcatgtcataatgatgtgtagcaatgtcattattcaaatacaaataatatttagaataggtccttcggaataccctttcggaaggaggtttaaccatttcatagcgaggttaaacaatgacactTGTATGGTTAATGCGTTGGCTTATTGAAGATATcagaatatcaatctttgcaacttaatcttgattatgattagtatgttactttgattcatttaggctcttaagtaaaactcatgattgaaactattggtcaaatgcttcataaacttagtcaaaaactcgttaagactttatattagtcatttttcttccaaaactttcttttggtctcctcgtgtagttgtcttgagaatatactcttattattactacacttggtctctttagtcatatggaacttacttgagaccatagatctcatctattcggcatatgagttgaatagatatacctttattcaactCATTCTCTGttgtgtagatcttcatatacacaagtacacaattttattttgccttgtgtgttgtgtcctcatttttctcccactctatctttagaataaatacactatagattcaaagatagcatatgagacacaaattaatgatgttgaattttaaggagaactatctcatagatagactaattgattttatatgtgtacttggtgatcgacatacctttaagagagttcatagactcaaaatcactttataaatgatcatacacaagccttaagcatgtggatatataatgaaacccgtcattattattgtctattggatcacttttaagtgaataattttatgtttcaaaacgcaagcatttaaagatgaaattttagaacataaaggataaatgataaaacgtgtgacttgggttgcaaaccaagtcactatcatccaaaatacaaaccattatccaaaatacctttccatgtcgaacacggaaacttaaagttctaaaaattcaaaacataacttaaaataagacaatgaaaaacaaagctccataaaagctatccttagcttcttcatggtttcttatgcttgcttttcttttcctttgtctttgcttggtggaggccctatttacaataaaaagggagatacattatcacaactttgcatcataataccatagttgaatttagaaacataaaagaaggttagtcatttacctactggagtgatttttccagctttgatatcaccaagatatttggaacaattcctcttccaatgtcccatgccattacaataatggcacttatcaagaggacccttcttgactttggaggtgctagcttcacaagacttagctttggtgaatgtgggagcttgcttcttgccctttctcccattcttcttgaacttccccttactctttgtgcttatgttaagcacatccttgggagggttcacatttaaccccatgtccctctcggcttgcacaagtaacttgtgcaactcctcaagagacacatccttgtcttgcatattgaaattcacccggaattgtacatatgccttaaccttagacaaggagtgtagaatcctatctacgatgagttctttggggatttcaaccttttgaatcttcaaggtctcgacaagctccatgagtttgagcacatgagggctaaccttttggccctctttgaagtcgagatcaaagaatgccgcggccgcctcatattggacgatccgcggggtttgtgaaaacatggtcacaagtttggagtaaatctcattagcattgcccattttgaaggctctcctttggagttccgcctccatcgcaaatattaagacatttttcattgcggcggactccttttggtaagcctcataggcttccctagtggccgcggtggacctagtggtggGCTCGGGTGGGGAGGCCTcgataaggtaacgaagcttgtcgtcaccttcggcggctaatttgagttgggcatcccactcggagaaatttgacccattcttttcaagtttacatcgatccatgaaggatcggagccaagatgaagtagcgagtggtgtagcattaggtgttggtgttgccatttgttatgaataagaagtggtctacaaaacaaaatataaggagtaaaacaaatgtcgtttaataatactcgtaaaaatgtatgatttaaacaagttttaagcatttttctagtgacctctacccaactagataaatgattccaagacccaaattcatatcgacttaggcacggggtagccgatgcaacctttatcaatataactcggtggattaaccttttaatcgattctacttttagaactcttggtcgataaaattactctaatgtttatctatagcccaaaacacatcaataagggcacggggtagccgatacaacccttatcaattacttttgttgagttcaatccaaatttcgaataaatgtgtccattatccaaaaccacatcaacttgggcacggggtagccgatacatcccttatcaacatgaattcggtggattagacatttatcacccacttcccctacgtaacaaggtttgtaccccgggtagccgagtgcactccctcgcgaaataggttttcatggtttctactatttggtaaggctatgtctcaattgtttgttttagcgagaggtcatgtcaatttattatctatcacgttttaagtgaactaaagcggtgaactacgataattcgaattgacacggtcgataaactcgataaaagacaatgcatgtttagttatggcgatttagcgatgcatgtgacataaaataaaatgcaagcataaaaataaataaatcctagtatggcctttcctaaaatagaaaaactattaatctattacatattcggaaaccaactccattggtcccttgaacttcggttgtggcacgcatctcgaggtaacaccgtctttatgtatcgtcattcttgaagaaatccgtcttttggaactccggaatgaataaaattacataataaattacataatttcctattatacatttgtaactaaaataaaataaatctattaaatattacaaaacggtgatacgagatcacaaataaaattacaaccgaatcgatattcccatacatttcgggaaataccaattaaaatctaaggccatactaagtaaaattacataattcaaaattacataaaataaaattatgacaatcataagaaaatgcagcattataatatgtataaacatgctcaatttttatgctaaatcgccttttaattagccaatatcgtatattactcggtttttacggatttgcgtgatttcaacattttataatcacaaaaatacataaactcatatttatgcataagttaattaccctaacctcttaggactcaaaatatagtcttcactaataatttgaccataattaacctttatttataaaattgttcataaaaggaccaaaattacaaaaataagccattaaacttcaaataaatcgaaaaatttcaaataaattcaaaatttgaaatttaaattcatgaacattctggaaaaattccatgacactcataatgttcaaaatcttaggttaaaaatttcgaaatttttccggaaaaacaatgttgcggtttatcgatatttaataaaataatcataaaaacatggaaaaattattttcattaacttttcaattttagatctgaaaaatataataaaatgcaacattaaacgtttttcctaagtcatagaatatgttttattaattttcaactaataatgtcactatttatgccatttttcttcaaaaattcataaatcatgctaaaagacttctttatagccaattattttacaaacatcttgtaaaattgcatgtgacaacatattaattttctatgaccagattcgaaatttaactcatattaacctatttttctcttaaatccgaatttaatgatgaaaaattcatttttcgagcataacaagtgcaaaaattatgaaaatttacaggttatctcaaaataatatatgtaacaacatatccaaaaaccaagtgaaaattcgaagtatagctaattttcgaccaaaattgacatttttactcataaaatcacatttaaatgtcattattattaaatatgaacaataaaaatccgaaaaattaacaaaaatatcctaaaacactttaggactagaaatattaacatgcatgtaattatttcgtgatatatcataataacacaaatttttacaagttttattttgttattcatataactcggaaaaacttttaaccaatttgcatgcaaacaaccgtggctcttgataccaattgaaggaaatgtagatctatatacatatttaacatactcatatatgtttaaataatttgtcataaattaaaatggatcttatgcatgcaaacaataaaatgaatagaggagaaatcatgtccttacatattgaatttcggttatttgggcacaaaagagatcacctttctcttttgttcttgagcttatttcaatggaagaatgaagatataagtgtaagatctctccctatgtataatacccaaggctcctcttaattaaattaatattacaaatactagttataatattaatctatgagaaaattgaaccaaaaatattgttaacactttgaatattttcggtttagagagggaggagaagagagctttttatctcactaaaaatctcttatttgatgatggaatagaatgaaaaaaaaaaatctagaacacttttgtatattatttggtaaaaataaaacaaaagccatgatggcttttgccttctcaaaaccgggtaagaggagggggttttggggagccaatgcatgaagttgttgttctaaacaaagtccataggcatgcatggctatacaattaggtaatgattatgtttagttaataaattaatcaacacaattattaacctaataccccaatatttcggtacaaacataatatggtgtccatattatttttgtcaattgtctatatgtaacatgtcatatgtcacatatatttgttatgtaatttttaacatattaaaaatcaacgtattgataaaatacgtcacatacaaaaatcgacttagtaatttcataattacttgtgccaaaatattttaccaatttataaatcacaacaaattgtatttataataattcattcaaatttaattgttacattaaacaattatttcatccgagtaattatacaatttgattactcggatcagtatctcatttaatcacatttcaatttgatacgtaaattatacttccaaaatcgtccgtcaattttcaagtaatttaattaactcgtaacattatacgattaattaaataatcaattaagagtattgccctttaagtatgacctaggggtcaatcgatcaccaccgtcacacgacgagaatgtcaaactctagtcgacccaatcattaccgatatatgttgaccagttgacagtaacaatattacttcccaattgcattcattttaatgagacttaaacatgtgatcatcatgatcaacagtcgtgatcgcattattgtcggaggacacatattccaacacatgtCTTGCAGCTGTTTCTCGTCATTCCAAGAAGAGTTTTCGACAGCAAGGTTGACGTTTGAGGAATAGGAGCCTGACGCATTGGAGAAAATCCGTGTGGCCGCCTCTCTCACATCAACACCAAGAGTATTGGCTTGTTCAATCTGCGTGTTTCCCGACATAGTTCACTCCTCCGCTCATCAAGCTCGGCCACCATTTTAACAGCCCGATCAAGAAGGTTCATCTGAAAGTTCCAGGTGGTGGGTTGGTTTGATGTTTTGTCGGATCTGGGCATAGCGGCCAAAGATCAATTGTTTTGCGGGTTATAGGCTAGTATTGAACCAAAGCTAAGAAGAAGTCAAGGTGATGATAGTATTCAGTCTCGGTTATGGTAATGGTTATCAAATGTGGCGGCTTGATCTTGCTTACTGTGGTGGCGGTGTTCTTCAAAaccttttgaaaaaaaaataatgatcTTACAGGAAGCTGTTGTACATGACCGGTGTTGTCTTGAAAATAAGAAGAGTGATGTGTGTTATTGAAAAACCTTTTTCGGGTTATAGGCTAGTATTCACTGAATGATATTGAAAAACTAGTGATGTCACCGGTGTGTTGGTCGGGTCTGGCACTTGTGTATCTAGATTTGGTGTTTGTGTATCTGATTGTTGTGTTTGTGTATCTGAGTAGTGGTGGCCGACACCGTGGGGGTGGTGGTgacagtggtggtggtggtggtggtaggctggcagtggtggtggtggtggtgggggcaacggtgatggtggtggcagcggatacacaaaataccaccccAGATACACACGATATTAatacgggatacatgtgtatccggcaGTATAATCATGTGTATCTGGTATTAATACGATGTGTATCCGTAAGTATGAACTTGTGTATCCAGAAGTATTATAATGTGTATCTGGCATTAATGTCGTGTGTATccgaaaaaaatataaaatgtattcgcaaaaaatataaaacgtaTCCGAGAGTTAGTGTTAAAACTTCTAACAATTTACACAAAGTGTATCcgctaataatataaaatgtatccggatatagtataaaatgtatctaGGAGTTAGTCTTAAACCTTCCAAAAAAAAATAGTGttaaaaaaagtgtaaaagtgcataTAGAATTGTAGTGTAGAAAAAATGTATCTAGATATGTTATAAGATGTATCTGAATGAGAGGTGTATATGGTAAGTAGATAAagtgtatctgaaaaaaaaaaaaaaaaaaaaaaaaaaaaaaaaaaaaaattcctaattAAGCTAGTTCGTACGTTAAGGcagttcgtacctgaacccgcccctatatatatatatatactaagaTAACTCTATCATCTTGATCGGATAAAATTTCCATAAGTTTGGTGATAGCTCTACAAATAACTTTTTCACCTTGATCGGATAGAATttgcataattttaatttataatttataattttattaggTAGTTAAAAAAGTAAAGTAAGCAAATTTACAAAGTATTAATTTCTGGTGCTCTATTAGAGTCTTTGAGGTGTATAATGTGGTCTCACAATAAATATGAGGTGTTTAATTTGGAAGGAAGCAATGAGTTCGTAATTAATAAATATGAGGTGTTTAATTTGGAAGGAAGGAAGCAATGTTTAATTTgaaaaacattagtaattttgaGATGTATCCAATAATAATCGTAATAATAAGGGGAGGGGGATTTATTAAGTTATCAGCTTCTGCTTCTAACAAGAAGGGGAGAGGCTAATTCTACTCCGGTTGGTAGCTTTGTCAATAAATCATCGCTTCTTGCCAATGTTCGATCTCCTAAATCAACATTAAGGAATCGAGCCAAGTTAATCTCTTGGATTGTAGACAGTAGAACTTGCTCAAGCTCAGCTCCATCGCTCCATCCATGTATCTTGGCTTTAATCAAACTTGGGTTTCCAAAGATTAAGTCCCAAGCCGGGAAGTTCTTTCTTGACATAACATGATCACCATCCCTTAGTTTTAAAGACGGACAATAATCTCCACATCCGTCTCCTAAATAGATAATCTTCTTGTTCGCTTCCTCGAGTAGTATCATTTTTATTACTTCTCCCTTGCACATATTTGGAGGACATGGATTACAACATCCATGAGAAGACTTGTCGAAATCTTGATGATGAGAAAGTATCCTTAATCTCCCTTGTTCATCGACATAACTCGGGTTTGTGTGAATTTCGGAGAAATAATCCCTTACACCGAGATGACTCAATATGGTCTCGATGAAGAATGTATTTGCATCGCTCACAACCCTTAAATCACACCCCATAGCATGCGCGGCTTTGATGGCTGCCACAACACGAGGATGAATCGGAACCCTTGTTAAAACCTCGGAAACTTGATCAATACTACATCCTTGTGCATAAATTTCTTACATCCTTGTACTTTAGACTCTGTTTTGGCCTGCGTGCCTCTTTCCCCCGACCCGCCCCCGTGATGTAAACTTTAACTCTTTTTCTGACTTTTATTTAACCTTGTTCCTttcgtccaaaaaaaaaaaaattctttcatCATTGTATCCATAAGTGTGTTCCATGGCATGGTAGGAAGAAGCTTGTCAAAGAGCTTTGTAAACCCTAATTCATCGACCACCCAATTATCACTATCGACGTCAATTAGACCTGTCAAAATTCGACCCGACCCggaaacccgacccgacccgacccgttttttcagggttacaaacccggttttttcgacccgcgacccgtttgacccgaacccgaaatgacccgttattttagggtcgagacccgacccgaacgggtcgacccgttgggtcaaaggtaaatcaagaattttattaaaatattaatatttatatattatatttgaaaaaatagttaaaaaaatattttttttattacttaaaattacaaaaataactaaaaagttaattttatataacttttataatatttaataataaaataattattaaaaaaactttattttaataattatgtcaatataattaatgtaaacgttgaatatcattaaaatattaattttaaatatgatttacattttaaaaaaatatttttttaattaaaaaaatcgtttaaaaaagacgttagaaattatttcttgacccgtattctgaccctaacccgacccgtgacccgtataacccgacccgtattcgacccgacccgtattagacccgacccgtattctgacccgacccgtataacccgaccccggacccgacccgcccgacccgtttgacaggtctaacgTCAATGATCGTCTTATCAAAGTCGAAAATCCCAATAATACCCTCCATTATGGATATTATGACGATATTGTTAGCACTTTCTTTTTGtctgttattgttgttgatactATATTTTTGATGGATTTGAGCTGAAGGGTATTTATAGGTATGTATTATGGAGAGATTAGCTCTTAATTTACACTGAAAATTATAATTAGATGCCATTAAGCCAAAGGAATATTCCTTAAATTCTTAACTAAGGATTGTActctaagtaattaaattaagACTACTTTTTTCTGTTTTTAGGTCTAGAAAACATGTTTTAAGGTGTTAAACGTGATTCTAGCTGGGTTTGTTGGATTCTAAATATGATTAGGAAATATATATGAAGAAGTaccaactgcgattgggagggtttaaataccgtaatccttggacacgccccgaaatccagATTTGTTGGCCAATTTGGtttggattaccggatggtttagaccaaaaaaaatatatatatgaaGAACCGTATTGGAAGAATTATCAAGCTGGGAACAGTGGATTTGTCAATACCGAAACTCGGACATGTCTGTTTAAACAGAAGCTGAGCTGAGCTCATCCATTCAATCGCACTGCTCGCTTATATTGTCAGCCTCTAATCTAATTGTGGTCTCTTTGAATGAAGGTAAAAGTTTTTGTTCAAATACTATTTTGGACATTGGCAGGTGCCCATGTTTCAAAAGGGTCAACTGCAAGGGCTGCTACATTGCACGTCGTTGTATAGTTATCGATGTGtgtatatctatctatctatctatattaataaaggaagcttttttcgagcgattttaCAGTCTCCAATTTTTGAGAACTACCTAAGTAGATCAGATTTAGAAAAGTACTAAAAGATAAAACTTTGAATAATATATAAAAACTAAATCACATTAGCATATCACAGCCGATAAAATTTGTTGGAATCAAATtctataaaatattaaaattaatctaaAGAATCTTAGTTACATTATAATAtgaatatactccgtatataggaATCTGACAGTGCATTACGTATTCTACAATTAATTACCCTATTAGTCAAGCGTAAGGATTAAGGCTCTTTAATTATCAATTTCACTTATAATAGGATTCATATACTATTTTTAGAGTATATATATTGATTTTCAGCTGCCAAAACTCCAAATATGAGATTCTTTTTTTGGTTTAATTTTCCTTTTCTaaagtttttcttttttttatttgtgAACACAATTTTATATTAGTGTATATCTTAGTGTTAATTTACTCAGTACATTGTTTTTGTATAATTAAGTTCTCATCATCTAACATTATAATTTGTTGGTAGGAATTAGGATACATATGGAGATTACTTGAGGTGATGAACGCAGGACGGAAAACGAGAGG from Silene latifolia isolate original U9 population chromosome 10, ASM4854445v1, whole genome shotgun sequence encodes:
- the LOC141608431 gene encoding inorganic pyrophosphatase 1-like, whose protein sequence is MEGIIGIFDFDKTIIDVDSDNWVVDELGFTKLFDKLLPTMPWNTLMDTMMKEIYAQGCSIDQVSEVLTRVPIHPRVVAAIKAAHAMGCDLRVVSDANTFFIETILSHLGVRDYFSEIHTNPSYVDEQGRLRILSHHQDFDKSSHGCCNPCPPNMCKGEVIKMILLEEANKKIIYLGDGCGDYCPSLKLRDGDHVMSRKNFPAWDLIFGNPSLIKAKIHGWSDGAELEQVLLSTIQEINLARFLNVDLGDRTLARSDDLLTKLPTGVELASPLLVRSRS